The window CGGCTCCGCGAGCGCGGCGAGCGTGATGCCGGCGAACGAGACCCCGGCATTGGCGAAAGCGAAAATCGGCAAGACCCCGAACGCGACCCAAGGATGGAGGCCGTGCTCGAGCCGGTGCAGGGGGGCGTGTCCTTCGGCATCGGCCGTCTTCAGCGGCACGGCGAAAGCGGTTGCGACGCCGGCGAGCGTCGCGTGCACGCCTGACTTCAGAACGAACACCCACAGGAACACGCCGACGATTATGTAAGGCGCGATCCGCGTGACCTTGAAGAGGTTCAAGGCAATCAGCAGCGCGACGGCGACGGCTGCGAAAAGCAGCATCGCAACCGAAAGGTCGGCGGTATAGAACAGCGCAATGATGACGATCGCGCCCAGGTCGTCGGCGATCGCCACGGCGGTCAGGAAGATCTTGAGCGACACCGGCACCCGGTCGCCGAGCAGCGACAGAATGCCGAGTGCGAAGGCGATGTCGGTGGCCGTCGGAATCGCCCAGCCGTTCAATGCCGCGCCGCTGCCGCGATTGATGAGGAAGAACACGAGCGCGGGCACCACCATCCCGCCCAGTCCGGCAGCGACAGGCAGCACGATCTGCGCGGGCGTGGACAGTTCGCCTTCGATGACCTCGCGCTTGACCTCCAAGCCGACGACGAGAAAGAAAATCGCCATCAAGCCGTCGTTGATCCACAGTAACAGCGGCTTCGCGATGGCGAACGATCCGAAGCGGATCTCCACGGGAATGTTGAGCAGGTCGTCGTAAGCGACGCGAAGCGGCGTGTTGCTGCAGATCAACGCAAGCGCGGCTGTCGCCGCAAGCAGCAAACCGCCTGCCGACTCCAATCTGAGGAAGTCGGAAATGCGGTCGGTCGTCTTGCGAATCGCGGTGCCGATCACCATACCCGTTCCGCTGTTTGCGCATTCGCTTCGGATCGGAACTTGACGAGCGCGGAACGCCAAGCCGAGGGCCTGGTTCGATTGTGTCACGTGGTATAGCGGAAGCAATAAGACCTTAGTCCGACGCTTTAGGGCGAACCGTGGCCGATGCGTGTCTGCGGGGTGGCGCGCCGATATCTAACAGCTGTGCGTTCTGAAATAGATAATCAGCTGCACGATTCGTAGCGAAAAGAAGAGGTAAGCGATGCTCAGCGCGGCCTGCAAAGCGTAGTGCCATCGCAGTCTCGCGAGCTTTCGCAACGCGTCGACGAAGTTGAGCGCCACGAGCAGGCATCCGATTCCCGCGACGACGTAGCCCGCAAACAGGGGATTGGACAAGCCAGGCACGTCGATCGTATCGAAGCGCTTCACCGTTTCGAAGCCTGCCGCGACGAGGACCGTGGCGATCACGAGATTGCGGATGTGCTCGAAGGCCGCTTTCAGGCCACCTTGATCGAAGAGTGTCCGCACGACAAAAGTTGAAACGGATTTCATCGAGCTCCTCCTGAGTGCGGTCACGAAAGCGACAATATAGCGAATACCGCGAGTAGGCCTCCAGCGGAATGATCGCCCGCGCAAATCCGGGCGCCGTGTCAATCTTTGTCAAATGGCCCACTGCTCGAGGCGATTCAGTCAACGACATTGCCTTGTTTTCCGTTGAGGGAGGACCGGCGAATCATCTGCCGCGCATCGTCACAGTGGTGACGGTTCCAGTGCATTCATCGAATCCTACTTCGGAGTACGGTATGAAATATCCTCTCTTGGCATCGTTGGCCGTAGGCCTTGGTATGGGTCTGTCCGGTGCGGCCCAGGCGGTTGATCTGAGCATCAATGTCGGCACGCCTGCCCCTGTAGTCGTCACCCAAACACCGGTTGTTGTTGGCTGGCATGGGGACAGGTACTACGACGGTCATCGTTACTGGGGACGAAGTGAGTGGGAAGATCATCATCGCCACCATGACGATCATGACCACTGCCCTCCGGGACACGCCAAGAAGGGCGAGTGCTAACGGCATCGCACAGCGGTCAAAGAAAAGCTGAATATCCGTAACGGCAAGGAGCCGATGCGGTTCGCAATTCAGTGGATCGAGAGCCAATAGGGCGGAACTGCTTACGGAATAAGGTAATCCCTGAGCCTCTTTTAGGACGCTCGCCTGATTCCTTCGCATTGGGTCAGCGAATACAGTCATAGCTGCCGGCGTGCCGCGTTGGCAATGTCAATGCACCGTGCTGGAGAATGCGATGAAAGCCATGATTCTGAGCCGCGTCGCAGCGTTGTCGCTGCGTACGGACGCGTTTGAGTTATCGCTCTATCGCCAGACAAATATCGTGGCCAAATCAACGGGTAAATTTTCCGGGCGCAGTTTCGTTTAGCCGGAAGGAACGCCGCGAGCGCCACGCCCCTCATATCATTCTCGTATGGTTGCCCGCCTAGACTCCAAGGATGGGAAAACCGGGCATTTGTGCGGGCAACGCGCAATAGGAGGTCGTCGTGAAATTGGTTATTCTGGCAGTCACCGCCACATCCGCCCTCGCCGTATCGCTCGCGGCATACGCCCAGTCTGACACGCAGGCGCCCGTCACACGCGCCC is drawn from Trinickia violacea and contains these coding sequences:
- the nhaA gene encoding Na+/H+ antiporter NhaA, producing the protein MVIGTAIRKTTDRISDFLRLESAGGLLLAATAALALICSNTPLRVAYDDLLNIPVEIRFGSFAIAKPLLLWINDGLMAIFFLVVGLEVKREVIEGELSTPAQIVLPVAAGLGGMVVPALVFFLINRGSGAALNGWAIPTATDIAFALGILSLLGDRVPVSLKIFLTAVAIADDLGAIVIIALFYTADLSVAMLLFAAVAVALLIALNLFKVTRIAPYIIVGVFLWVFVLKSGVHATLAGVATAFAVPLKTADAEGHAPLHRLEHGLHPWVAFGVLPIFAFANAGVSFAGITLAALAEPLPLGIAAGLFAGKFVGVCGASAVLIGLGLAKLPAGASWPQLAGVAALCGVGFTMSLFIGSLAFEGPEYFTPIRLGVIAGSLLSGIGGYMLLRLAPGHVNTTAPRA